In Miscanthus floridulus cultivar M001 chromosome 5, ASM1932011v1, whole genome shotgun sequence, one genomic interval encodes:
- the LOC136453413 gene encoding NDR1/HIN1-like protein 13, protein MMHGNGHGHGRVHPASSSSDFSGEMNQSVSDPSSSPLYSFHFEKPVPQHPPPPSQPGTYVVQVPKDKVFRVPPPENARLFDHYTRRAKRRRGRSCVRFCACLLAGAVALAVLAAALAGVAYLVLRPKRPAYTVQALAVSGLAGLGNASSASPGVFSPGFDATVRADNPNGRIGVRYEGGRVSVSYDGVLLADGAWPAFYQGPRNLTVFVAKAKGSRIRFSQRVRGQMAAAERLRSVPFDVDVEVPVRLQLGKVRTWAVPVRAHCTVAVDRLAADAKVVSRSCDVKVHLLSWGN, encoded by the coding sequence ATGATGCACGGGAATGGACACGGGCACGGCCGTGTCCACCCGGCGTCCTCCAGCTCCGACTTCTCCGGCGAGATGAACCAGTCCGTGTCCGACCCCTCCTCCAGCCCGCTCTACAGCTTCCACTTCGAGAAACCCGTCCCGCAGCATCCTCCCCCGCCGTCGCAGCCCGGCACGTACGTGGTGCAGGTGCCCAAGGACAAGGTCTTCCGCGTCCCGCCGCCCGAGAACGCGCGCCTCTTCGACCACTACACCCGCCGCGCCAagcgccgccgcggccgctccTGCGTCCGCTTCTGCGCGTGCCTGCTCGCGGGGGCCGTGGCGCTCGCCGTCCTCGCCGCGGCCCTCGCCGGCGTCGCGTACCTCGTCCTCAGGCCGAAGCGGCCGGCGTACACGGTCCAGGCGCTCGCCGTTTCCGGCCTCGCCGGGCTCGGCAACGCCTCCTCCGCGTCCCCAGGCGTGTTCTCGCCGGGGTTCGACGCGACCGTGCGCGCCGACAACCCCAACGGCAGGATCGGCGTGCGCTACGAGGGAGGCCGCGTCTCCGTGTCGTACGACGGCGTGCTCCTGGCCGACGGCGCGTGGCCGGCGTTCTACCAGGGGCCCCGGAACCTGACGGTGTTCGTGGCTAAGGCGAAGGGGTCCCGGATACGGTTCTCGCAGCGCGTGCGGGGGCAGATGGCCGCGGCCGAGCGGCTCCGGTCGGTGCCGTTCGACGTGGACGTCGAGGTGCCCGTGCGCCTGCAGCTCGGCAAGGTCAGGACGTGGGCCGTGCCGGTGCGGGCGCACTGCACCGTGGCGGTCGACAGGCTCGCCGCCGACGCCAAGGTGGTGTCCAGGTCGTGCGACGTCAAGGTGCACCTCCTGTCCTGGGGGAACTGA